In Actinobacillus equuli, the genomic stretch AATACCGCCGCTTCTACTTGCATCGGTTCAATTGCGCCGGCAATACCGACAACCGCAAGTGAATTAAATAGGTTTGAACCAACGATATTTCCTACCGCTAAATCCGATTCACCCTTACGAGCAGCGATGATTGAAGATGCTAGCTCCGGTAATGATGTACCAACCGCTACGATGGTTAAACCAATCACCAAATCACTTACTCCAAAGTATTTTGCTACTTCAACCGCACCCCATACGAGAAGCTGTGAACTCGCCATTAAAAATGCTAAACCGATCACAACCCAAAAGAGTGCTTTTTTTAGCGGTAATTGTTCGGTTTGAAGCGATTCGGTTTGTGCTAACGCATCATCTTTATTGCGTACACCAACCCAAATTGTCCAGCCCATATATAAAGTGAAAATCACTAATAAAATGACAGCTTCTAACTGGGTGACTTGCGCATCAAACAACATATAAGCTGAGACGAGTGTTACCAAAATCAGGATTGGCAATTCACGTTTAATCACTTCCGAAGCCACCATAATGGGCTTAATCAGAGCGGTAACCCCTAAGATAAGGGCGATATTAGTAATATTGGAGCCATAAGCATTACCAAGTGCAATGCCCGATGCGCCTTTTAGTGCTGAAGACGCCGAAACAATCATTTCCGGAGCGGATGTACCGAAACCGACAATCACAATACCGATTAACAACGGTGACATACCAAAATGGCGAGCGGATGAAGCCGCGCCTTCTACAAATTTATCAGCACTCCAAACGAGTAAAATTAAGCCGATTACAATGGCAAGAGAAGCGTATAACATTATGTTTCCTACGAGTAAAAATGGGCGTATAGTATAGGTTAATTTTTAACTATTGACTATAAGGAACCAGCGATGAAAGTGATTAGTTCAGCAATCAAAAATGGGGCGTTTGAAGACCAATACGGTAAACGTGGTAGCCAATTTAGTCCAAATGGAATGCCGAGTTATTCCATTCCGTTTGAAATTAGCGATGCGCCGCAAGGTACGAAATCTTTTGCTGTCGTCTTAGAAGATAAAGATGCGATTACCGCAAGCGGTTTTGTCTGGATTCATTGGTTAATTGCCGATTTAGAGCGCACAAAAATTGCCGAAAACGAAAGTCTAACGGCAACCGATTTTGTACAAGGTGCAAACTCATGGGCAAGTAAATTAGGTAATTTCTCGATCGAAGAAGCTTCAAATTATGGCGGTATGGCACCACCGAATTGCAAACACCGCTATGAACTTATTGTTTATGCGTTGGATACTAAACTGAATTTAACTTCCGGTTTCCGTTTTAATGATCTGCATTTTGCAATGCAAGGACATATCTTAGCCAGCGCAAGTGTTATGGGAACTTACGACGTTTAAGCGTTAAGCTAATTGCTGGTGCGAGCATTGGACAGACGGCACGAGTGAGGACACTCGCGCCGGCATGGTAAAACTTTTGAGAACAACGACCGCTTGTTATATTTGAGAGCAAGCGGTCGTTTTTTATAAAAATTTTACAAAATCATAAGAAAAACATCTTGCATAATTATGCAATAAATTCTAATATTAATTCAGTTATTTGAAATGTACAGGATTTTAAACGAATGGCAATTCGCATTCACAACGTCAACTTTTTTTACGGTTCAAGCCAAGCGTTATTCGATATTAATTTAGATATCGAAAAAGGCGATACGGTGGTGCTGTTAGGCCCTAGCGGTGCGGGTAAAAGTACCCTGATTCGTACGCTGAACTTAATGGAAATTCCACAATCGGGTACGCTTGAAATCGCACAACATAAATTCAATCTTTCTGCAAAAACCGATGCAAAAGAAATCGCATTATTACGCCGTGAAGTCGGTATGGTGTTTCAGCAATACCATTTATGGCCGCATCTAAGCGTGATGCAAAACCTGATCGAAGCGCCGATGAAGGTTTTAGGTTTAGCTAAAGAAGAAGCGATTCAACGCGCCAAGGCGCATTTAGAACGTTTACGTTTAGGCGAGTTTGCCGATCGTTTTCCGTTACAGTTATCCGGTGGGCAGCAACAACGTGTAGCAATTGCCCGTGCATTAATGATGCAGCCACAGGTGTTATTATTTGACGAGCCGACTGCCGCACTTGACCCGGAAATTACCGCACAAGTGGTTGATATTATTAAAGAACTGCAAGGAACCGGTATTACCCAAGTTATCGTTACCCACGAGGTCGGTGTAGCTCGTAAAGTGGCTACCAAAGTGGTGTATATGGAAAAAGGCAAAATTATCGAACAAGGCGGAGCGGACTGCTTTGAACATCCGAAAACTGCTCAATTTGAAAATTATCTTTCTCACTCAGAATAATTATATGCAAGGACACATTATGAAAAAATTATTATTAGCATCAGCCATCGCACTTAGTGCATTTTCAGTACAAGCAAAAGATTTAACCTTTGCTATGGAACCTAGCTATCCGCCGTTTGAATTAACCAATGAAAAAGGTGAAATCATCGGTTTTGATGTCGATATTGCCAATGCAATCTGTAAAGAAATCCAAGCGAATTGCTCATTTAAAGGTCAAGCGTTTGACGGTTTGGTACAAGCAGTAAAACAAAAACGTATTGATGCG encodes the following:
- a CDS encoding calcium/sodium antiporter, translating into MLYASLAIVIGLILLVWSADKFVEGAASSARHFGMSPLLIGIVIVGFGTSAPEMIVSASSALKGASGIALGNAYGSNITNIALILGVTALIKPIMVASEVIKRELPILILVTLVSAYMLFDAQVTQLEAVILLVIFTLYMGWTIWVGVRNKDDALAQTESLQTEQLPLKKALFWVVIGLAFLMASSQLLVWGAVEVAKYFGVSDLVIGLTIVAVGTSLPELASSIIAARKGESDLAVGNIVGSNLFNSLAVVGIAGAIEPMQVEAAVFSRDMLVMFALTLLLFFFAYSFKKKQAKITRLEGGIFLLCYIGYTLYLLKTAL
- a CDS encoding YbhB/YbcL family Raf kinase inhibitor-like protein, encoding MKVISSAIKNGAFEDQYGKRGSQFSPNGMPSYSIPFEISDAPQGTKSFAVVLEDKDAITASGFVWIHWLIADLERTKIAENESLTATDFVQGANSWASKLGNFSIEEASNYGGMAPPNCKHRYELIVYALDTKLNLTSGFRFNDLHFAMQGHILASASVMGTYDV
- the artP gene encoding arginine ABC transporter ATP-binding protein ArtP; translation: MAIRIHNVNFFYGSSQALFDINLDIEKGDTVVLLGPSGAGKSTLIRTLNLMEIPQSGTLEIAQHKFNLSAKTDAKEIALLRREVGMVFQQYHLWPHLSVMQNLIEAPMKVLGLAKEEAIQRAKAHLERLRLGEFADRFPLQLSGGQQQRVAIARALMMQPQVLLFDEPTAALDPEITAQVVDIIKELQGTGITQVIVTHEVGVARKVATKVVYMEKGKIIEQGGADCFEHPKTAQFENYLSHSE